One genomic region from Prevotella sp. Rep29 encodes:
- a CDS encoding CTP synthase, which translates to MTETKYIFVTGGVVSSLGKGIISSSIGKLLQARGYNITIQKFDPYINIDPGTLNPYEHGECYVTVDGMETDLDLGHYERFTGIQTTRANSLTTGRIYKAVIDKERRGDYLGKTIQVIPHITDEIKRRVQLLGNKNHYDFVITEIGGTVGDIESTPFLEAIRQLKWELGKKALCVHLTYVPYLKAAQELKTKPTQHSVKELQSIGIQPDILVLRTEKHLNDNIRRKVAAFCNVDIDCVVQSEDLPSIYDVPVAMQTQGMDTAILRKMGEPIGDTPPLGPWRTFLDKLKKAKSEVHIGLVGKYDLQDAYKSIRESLSQAATYNDHKAVLTYINSEKLTKENIAEQLSGQDGIVICPGFGDRGIEGKITAIQYARENDIPTFGICLGMQMMVIEFARNVLGYSDANSREMNEKTEHNVIDIMEEQKNITNMGGTMRLGAYDCVLEKDSLSYSIYGETPIKERHRHRYEFNNMYEKEYEKNGMKCVGKNPESGLVEIVEIPALKWFIGTQFHPEYQSTVLNPHPLFLNFIKTAIENKKK; encoded by the coding sequence GTGACAGAAACAAAGTATATCTTCGTTACGGGCGGTGTCGTTTCCTCGCTTGGAAAAGGAATTATTTCGTCTTCCATCGGGAAGTTACTTCAAGCAAGGGGATACAATATCACCATCCAGAAATTCGATCCGTATATCAACATTGATCCGGGCACACTGAATCCATACGAGCACGGCGAGTGCTACGTGACAGTAGATGGCATGGAGACCGACTTAGACCTCGGTCACTATGAGCGTTTCACGGGTATCCAGACAACTCGTGCCAATTCGTTGACCACAGGTCGGATATACAAAGCCGTGATTGACAAGGAGCGCCGCGGCGACTATTTGGGAAAGACCATCCAGGTCATTCCGCACATCACGGACGAGATTAAGAGGCGCGTCCAGCTGCTCGGGAACAAAAACCACTACGACTTCGTCATCACGGAGATTGGCGGAACCGTCGGCGACATCGAGTCAACCCCGTTCCTGGAAGCCATCCGACAGCTGAAGTGGGAACTTGGCAAGAAAGCCCTGTGCGTGCACCTGACCTACGTTCCCTATCTGAAAGCCGCGCAGGAGTTGAAGACAAAGCCCACGCAGCACAGCGTGAAAGAGTTGCAAAGCATTGGTATTCAGCCAGACATATTGGTGCTGCGAACAGAAAAACACCTGAACGACAATATCCGCAGGAAAGTAGCAGCCTTCTGTAATGTTGACATTGACTGCGTCGTGCAGAGCGAGGACCTCCCGTCTATCTACGACGTGCCGGTTGCCATGCAGACACAAGGCATGGACACCGCAATCCTGAGAAAGATGGGTGAGCCGATTGGCGATACTCCCCCACTTGGTCCGTGGCGGACATTCCTTGACAAGTTGAAGAAAGCCAAGTCGGAAGTACACATCGGACTCGTCGGGAAATACGACCTGCAAGATGCCTATAAGAGCATCCGTGAGAGCCTCTCGCAAGCAGCAACCTATAATGACCACAAAGCGGTGCTGACTTATATCAACTCGGAGAAACTCACAAAAGAGAACATCGCTGAACAGCTTTCCGGACAAGACGGCATCGTGATATGCCCGGGATTTGGAGACCGTGGCATCGAAGGGAAAATCACAGCCATTCAATATGCCCGCGAAAACGATATTCCCACATTCGGAATCTGTCTGGGAATGCAGATGATGGTCATCGAATTTGCGCGCAACGTATTGGGATACAGCGACGCAAATTCGCGCGAGATGAACGAAAAGACGGAGCACAACGTGATTGACATCATGGAAGAGCAGAAGAATATTACCAACATGGGCGGAACCATGCGGTTGGGAGCATACGACTGCGTCCTTGAAAAAGATTCCCTTTCATATTCAATATATGGCGAAACGCCCATCAAGGAGCGCCATCGCCACAGATATGAATTCAACAACATGTACGAAAAAGAATATGAAAAGAACGGCATGAAGTGTGTCGGCAAGAATCCCGAAAGCGGATTGGTTGAAATCGTTGAGATTCCCGCATTGAAATGGTTCATCGGAACACAATTCCATCCGGAATATCAATCAACCGTCTTGAACCCCCACCCACTCTTCCTCAATTTCATTAAAACAGCAATCGAAAACAAGAAAAAATAA
- the yidC gene encoding membrane protein insertase YidC gives MDKNTIIGILLIGAVIIGFSIYNQPSEEQIKAQQELLAKQEADKKKAVEQQKAAQKKQEEIKKQTLEDTTALFHQALTGSAENIVLKNDKLELTINSKGGTVTKAVIKDYKSLDGAKDVTLFDEKDQSLSFKIDGKEQNINTEELFFSASEKTDSTVTLTATAGAGKTLTMRYLLGKDYMLHFSLQAQGMEGVFSSKTNAVNVEWNERCRQQEKGFTFENRYATLTYKEKDGGTDYLSETSEKIDERISETLDWIAFKNQFFSAMMIAKNDFAPNASLTSIPQQKESGYLKEYKARVETFFDPTGKTPTELEFFFGPNDFRLLQAMEKESKFGKDLKMERLVYLGWPLFRIINRWFTLYVFDWLTNLGLNMGIVLILITLLLKAITYPLVKKSYMSSAKMRVLKPKLDEATKQYDKPEDQMQKQQAMMQMYAQYGVSPLSGCLPMVIQMPIWIAMFNFVPNAIQLRGESFLWIEDLSTYDPIAEWGTNIWMIGDHLSLTCILFCGANLLYSWMTMRQQRDQMVGAQAQQMKMMQWMMFLMPLMFFFIFNDYSAGLNFYYFVSLFFSAAIMWALRKTTNDEKLLKALEARYQENKNNPKKVGGLAARLEAMQKQQQEMQRKREELERKRKGV, from the coding sequence ATGGACAAAAACACAATCATAGGAATTCTACTCATAGGAGCTGTTATCATCGGATTCAGCATATATAATCAGCCGTCAGAAGAACAAATCAAAGCCCAGCAAGAACTGTTGGCAAAGCAAGAAGCTGACAAGAAAAAGGCTGTAGAACAGCAGAAAGCCGCTCAGAAAAAACAGGAAGAAATCAAAAAGCAGACATTGGAAGACACCACTGCCCTCTTCCACCAAGCACTCACAGGGAGTGCAGAGAACATTGTTCTCAAGAACGACAAGCTGGAACTGACCATCAACAGCAAAGGAGGAACGGTCACAAAAGCCGTCATCAAAGACTATAAAAGCCTGGATGGTGCGAAAGACGTGACACTCTTTGACGAAAAGGACCAGAGCCTGTCGTTCAAAATCGACGGCAAAGAACAGAACATCAACACGGAAGAACTCTTTTTCTCCGCATCGGAAAAGACCGATTCCACGGTGACACTGACAGCAACAGCCGGTGCAGGAAAGACCCTCACCATGCGCTATCTGCTGGGAAAAGACTATATGCTTCACTTCTCTCTGCAAGCACAGGGAATGGAAGGCGTGTTCTCTTCAAAGACCAACGCGGTGAACGTAGAGTGGAACGAGCGCTGCCGGCAGCAGGAAAAAGGTTTTACGTTTGAAAACCGATATGCCACACTGACCTATAAGGAGAAAGACGGAGGCACCGATTATCTGAGTGAAACATCCGAGAAAATCGACGAGCGAATCAGCGAAACGCTTGACTGGATAGCCTTTAAGAACCAGTTCTTCAGCGCCATGATGATTGCGAAGAACGACTTCGCACCAAACGCCTCACTGACCAGCATTCCCCAACAAAAGGAGTCAGGCTATCTGAAGGAGTACAAAGCACGCGTGGAGACATTCTTCGACCCGACCGGAAAGACACCCACTGAACTGGAGTTTTTCTTCGGTCCCAACGACTTCCGCCTGCTTCAAGCCATGGAGAAAGAAAGCAAATTCGGAAAGGACTTGAAGATGGAACGCCTCGTTTACTTAGGATGGCCATTGTTCCGCATCATCAACAGATGGTTCACCCTCTATGTCTTTGACTGGCTGACCAATCTTGGTCTCAACATGGGTATCGTACTCATTCTCATCACCCTGCTCCTGAAAGCCATCACCTATCCGCTGGTGAAGAAGAGTTACATGAGCAGTGCCAAGATGCGTGTGCTCAAACCGAAACTCGACGAGGCAACCAAACAATACGACAAGCCCGAAGACCAGATGCAGAAACAGCAAGCCATGATGCAGATGTATGCACAGTATGGCGTGAGCCCGCTGAGCGGCTGTCTGCCGATGGTCATCCAGATGCCTATCTGGATTGCGATGTTCAACTTCGTGCCGAACGCCATACAGCTGCGCGGTGAGAGCTTCCTTTGGATTGAAGACCTCTCCACCTACGACCCGATTGCTGAATGGGGAACGAACATCTGGATGATTGGCGACCACCTCTCCCTGACGTGTATCCTCTTCTGCGGAGCCAACCTGCTCTACTCATGGATGACAATGCGCCAGCAACGCGACCAGATGGTGGGAGCACAGGCTCAACAAATGAAAATGATGCAATGGATGATGTTCCTCATGCCGCTCATGTTCTTCTTCATCTTCAACGACTACAGTGCCGGACTGAACTTCTACTACTTCGTCAGCCTCTTCTTCAGTGCTGCCATCATGTGGGCACTGCGCAAGACGACCAACGACGAGAAACTGCTCAAGGCACTCGAAGCACGTTATCAAGAGAACAAGAACAACCCCAAGAAGGTCGGAGGATTAGCCGCCCGACTCGAGGCGATGCAGAAACAGCAACAGGAAATGCAGCGCAAGAGAGAGGAACTGGAACGAAAGCGAAAAGGCGTATAA
- a CDS encoding S9 family peptidase, producing MRKTMMMAVLLTMLCSSPIKAQNEVNIGKSNIKLSSKMLTPEALWAMGRISGYAASPDGKQIVYQVGYYSVKENKSHHVLYIMDADGKNNRKLTTGAKNETDAAWIENGKRIAFITGGQLWSMNPDGTGRKQLTKDAKGIEGFKFSPNGKKVILIKELPYHGTIKKNPDDLPKATGRLVTDMNYRHWDHYVESILHPFVADVAADGSIDEGIDIIEGEPYECPMAPFGGIEQLDWSIDSENIAYTCRKKEGVKYAISTDSDIFLYNVASKTTTNLCKPANYKDFEFDATKSLKNQPVNAPENLKNNPGYDQNPKFSPDGKYVAWLSMARDGYEADRQRLCVYDLKTGEKRYLTESFDSNVDEFCWSDTKDALIYFIGVWHGCVNIYGVNWKGEVKKLTDFQADFGSLQMLNNGKQILAERHDHMNPADLYVVTPNFKSPQKTTCQQITCENKHIFDQLERGTVQPRWTKTSTGEDLHYWVILPPNFDETKKYPTLLFCEGGPQSPVSQFWSYRWNFMIMAAHGYVVIAPNRHGLPGFGSKWCEQISGDWTGQCMRDYLAAIDDAAANLPYVDKDRMGAVGASFGGFSVYYLAGHHDKRFKAFISHDGAFNLESMYTDTEEVWFSNWEYDDAYWNKDLTPNAKRTYENSPHRFVDKWDTPILCIHGEMDYRINANQGMGAFNAARLRGIPAELLIFPDENHWVLKPQNGVLWQRTFFNWLDRWLKK from the coding sequence ATGAGAAAAACAATGATGATGGCTGTCTTGCTGACTATGCTCTGCAGCAGTCCGATTAAAGCACAGAATGAAGTGAACATAGGAAAAAGTAACATCAAACTGAGCAGCAAGATGCTGACACCCGAGGCGCTTTGGGCTATGGGACGTATCAGCGGCTATGCAGCATCGCCCGATGGTAAGCAGATTGTGTACCAGGTTGGGTATTACAGTGTGAAAGAAAACAAGAGCCACCACGTTCTTTACATCATGGATGCTGATGGAAAGAATAATCGCAAACTGACAACAGGTGCGAAAAATGAGACCGACGCGGCTTGGATTGAGAACGGCAAGCGCATCGCATTCATCACTGGTGGACAGCTCTGGAGCATGAATCCCGACGGCACTGGTCGCAAGCAGCTCACCAAAGATGCTAAGGGCATTGAAGGTTTTAAGTTCTCGCCAAACGGCAAGAAGGTGATTCTTATCAAGGAACTCCCCTACCATGGCACCATCAAGAAGAACCCGGACGACCTCCCAAAGGCTACCGGACGCTTGGTTACGGACATGAACTACCGCCACTGGGACCACTATGTAGAGTCTATTCTGCACCCGTTCGTGGCTGATGTGGCTGCCGACGGAAGCATCGACGAGGGCATTGACATCATCGAGGGCGAACCATACGAGTGTCCGATGGCACCATTCGGAGGCATCGAACAGCTCGACTGGAGCATCGATTCGGAAAACATCGCCTACACTTGTCGTAAGAAAGAGGGCGTGAAATATGCCATCTCGACCGACTCTGACATATTTTTATATAATGTGGCAAGCAAGACAACGACGAACCTCTGCAAACCTGCCAACTATAAAGACTTTGAGTTCGACGCTACGAAATCGCTGAAAAATCAGCCGGTCAATGCGCCGGAGAACTTGAAGAACAATCCCGGCTACGACCAGAATCCGAAATTCTCTCCCGACGGCAAGTACGTTGCTTGGCTCTCAATGGCACGCGACGGCTATGAAGCTGACCGCCAGCGCCTCTGCGTGTACGACCTCAAGACAGGCGAAAAGCGCTATCTGACCGAGAGTTTCGACTCGAATGTCGATGAGTTCTGCTGGTCTGACACGAAGGATGCACTCATCTATTTCATCGGTGTATGGCACGGATGTGTGAACATATACGGCGTCAACTGGAAGGGTGAAGTGAAGAAACTGACCGATTTCCAAGCCGATTTCGGTTCGTTGCAGATGCTAAACAACGGCAAACAGATACTCGCCGAGCGCCACGACCACATGAATCCTGCCGATCTGTATGTGGTTACGCCTAACTTCAAGTCACCGCAAAAGACCACATGCCAGCAAATTACATGTGAGAACAAGCACATCTTCGACCAGCTGGAGAGAGGCACCGTTCAGCCGCGATGGACCAAGACGAGCACGGGCGAAGACCTGCACTACTGGGTTATCCTGCCGCCGAACTTCGACGAGACGAAGAAATATCCTACGCTGCTCTTCTGTGAAGGTGGTCCGCAAAGCCCTGTCAGCCAGTTCTGGAGCTATCGTTGGAACTTCATGATTATGGCTGCTCACGGCTACGTAGTCATTGCACCCAACCGCCACGGTCTGCCCGGCTTCGGCAGCAAGTGGTGCGAGCAAATCAGCGGCGACTGGACGGGTCAGTGCATGCGCGACTATCTTGCAGCCATCGACGATGCGGCAGCCAACCTGCCCTACGTTGACAAAGACCGCATGGGTGCCGTAGGTGCTTCGTTCGGAGGATTCTCGGTTTATTATCTTGCCGGTCACCACGACAAACGATTCAAAGCATTCATCTCTCACGACGGTGCTTTCAACCTCGAGTCGATGTACACCGACACCGAAGAGGTATGGTTCTCTAACTGGGAATATGACGATGCGTACTGGAACAAGGACCTTACGCCGAACGCCAAGCGCACATACGAGAACTCGCCCCACCGCTTTGTCGATAAGTGGGACACACCGATACTCTGCATCCACGGCGAAATGGACTATCGCATCAACGCCAACCAGGGAATGGGAGCATTCAATGCGGCTCGTCTGCGCGGCATTCCTGCCGAACTGCTCATCTTCCCCGACGAGAACCACTGGGTGCTCAAACCGCAGAACGGCGTCCTCTGGCAGCGCACATTCTTCAACTGGCTCGACCGCTGGCTGAAGAAATAA
- the pdxT gene encoding pyridoxal 5'-phosphate synthase glutaminase subunit PdxT — translation MGKTIAILALQGAFAEHAQTLNRLGVESFEVRSLSDWDRHKDGLIIPGGESTVQTKLLHELQLFTPIQHAIQDGLPVFGTCAGLILLSDKCLNTMDVDVRRNAYGRQLGSFYVEHEMEGVGKNVPMTFIRAPYINRLLSKKVEVLAEVDGHIVAARQGKQLVTAFHPELNQDLRVHQYFLGLCSM, via the coding sequence ATGGGAAAGACAATTGCAATATTGGCTTTACAAGGTGCTTTTGCGGAGCATGCACAAACACTGAATCGCTTGGGAGTAGAATCTTTCGAAGTGAGAAGCTTATCTGATTGGGATAGACATAAAGACGGTCTCATCATCCCTGGGGGAGAATCTACCGTACAAACCAAGTTGTTGCACGAATTACAATTGTTTACGCCTATCCAGCATGCCATTCAAGATGGATTACCCGTGTTTGGCACTTGTGCAGGATTGATTCTTTTGTCGGATAAATGCTTGAATACGATGGATGTTGATGTTCGTCGTAATGCTTATGGTAGACAATTGGGAAGCTTTTACGTGGAGCATGAGATGGAAGGTGTGGGGAAGAATGTTCCAATGACCTTCATTCGTGCTCCGTACATCAATCGGTTGCTGTCAAAAAAAGTAGAGGTGCTTGCCGAGGTTGACGGACATATTGTTGCCGCACGACAAGGAAAACAACTCGTTACGGCTTTTCATCCCGAGCTAAATCAGGACTTGCGTGTACATCAATATTTCTTAGGATTATGTTCTATGTAA
- the pdxS gene encoding pyridoxal 5'-phosphate synthase lyase subunit PdxS, protein MKQDRQTLNRNLAQMLKGGVIMDVTTPEQARIAEQAGACAVMALERIPADIRAAGGVSRMSDPKMIKGIQAAVSIPVMAKCRIGHITEAQILQAIEIDYIDESEVLSPADNIYHIDKTKFDVPFVCGAKNLGEALRRIAEGATMIRTKGEPGTGDVIQAVSHMRQMQSEIRRLVSMSEDELFEAAKQLQAPYELVKFVHENGKLPVVNFAAGGVATPADAALMMQLGAEGVFVGSGIFKSGNPEKRAAAIVKAVANYNDAKVLADLSEDLGEAMVGINEQEIELLMAERGK, encoded by the coding sequence ATGAAACAAGACAGACAAACATTGAATCGCAATTTAGCACAGATGCTAAAGGGCGGAGTGATTATGGACGTAACGACCCCTGAACAGGCTCGTATTGCCGAACAAGCAGGAGCGTGCGCAGTTATGGCTTTAGAACGAATACCTGCCGATATTCGTGCGGCTGGTGGCGTTTCTCGTATGAGTGATCCGAAAATGATTAAAGGAATACAAGCAGCCGTTTCCATTCCTGTTATGGCAAAATGTCGCATAGGACATATTACCGAAGCTCAGATATTGCAAGCCATAGAGATAGATTATATTGACGAAAGTGAGGTTTTAAGTCCTGCTGACAATATTTATCATATAGACAAAACGAAATTTGACGTGCCTTTTGTTTGTGGAGCGAAGAATTTAGGCGAGGCATTAAGACGAATTGCCGAAGGTGCTACGATGATACGAACGAAAGGTGAACCAGGTACGGGCGATGTTATACAAGCAGTTAGTCACATGCGACAGATGCAAAGCGAGATACGTCGATTGGTATCTATGTCGGAAGACGAGTTGTTTGAAGCCGCCAAACAATTGCAAGCTCCCTACGAATTGGTGAAGTTCGTACATGAGAATGGTAAATTGCCCGTGGTAAACTTTGCGGCTGGTGGTGTAGCTACACCTGCTGATGCTGCTTTAATGATGCAATTAGGCGCAGAAGGCGTATTCGTTGGAAGTGGTATCTTTAAGAGTGGCAATCCAGAAAAACGTGCTGCTGCCATTGTTAAAGCAGTTGCCAATTACAACGATGCGAAAGTATTGGCTGATTTGAGCGAGGATTTGGGCGAAGCAATGGTTGGAATCAACGAACAGGAGATAGAATTGTTGATGGCAGAGAGGGGTAAGTGA
- a CDS encoding hydroxymethylpyrimidine/phosphomethylpyrimidine kinase: MNETKPILTVTGSDSTSGSGVQADIKTISALGGYAVSAITSVTVQTTLGIQEFHDLPAKIVEGQIEAVMNDVEPEVIKIGMIRRVDVLDVIVNAIRKYKPKHVIYDSVFLSSCGDALVPEEVAKAISERLLPLCTLVIQFDAASRHGLANHYSSAVAVYLSKGETEERAQQLAKAYVNAQVVRMGGLQGRSSELYNEFIDALETHMLTNSDVHFYADCLNVSSRYLAQVTKRICGKAPKTIIDERLMQEIELQLLTTDKTVQEIAYHCGFSSQAHFTKFFKKMKNISPTKFRKL; the protein is encoded by the coding sequence ATGAATGAAACGAAACCCATATTGACTGTTACTGGAAGTGACTCAACGAGTGGCTCTGGAGTGCAAGCAGACATCAAGACGATTTCTGCTTTAGGTGGATATGCGGTTTCTGCAATTACTTCAGTTACGGTGCAAACCACTCTCGGTATTCAGGAGTTTCATGACCTGCCAGCAAAGATTGTAGAAGGACAAATAGAGGCTGTGATGAATGACGTGGAGCCTGAAGTTATCAAGATTGGAATGATTCGGCGAGTTGACGTGTTGGATGTTATTGTCAATGCCATTCGTAAGTATAAGCCTAAGCACGTGATTTATGATTCGGTGTTCCTTTCGAGTTGCGGAGACGCACTTGTTCCAGAAGAAGTGGCAAAGGCTATTTCTGAACGATTGTTACCTCTTTGCACACTTGTTATTCAATTTGATGCAGCTTCCAGACATGGGCTTGCCAATCATTATTCGAGTGCCGTGGCGGTGTATCTGAGCAAAGGAGAGACTGAAGAACGCGCTCAACAACTTGCCAAAGCATACGTGAATGCGCAGGTCGTGAGAATGGGAGGCTTGCAGGGACGGAGTAGCGAATTGTATAATGAATTTATAGATGCGCTCGAAACTCATATGTTAACCAATAGCGATGTACATTTCTATGCCGATTGCCTGAATGTAAGTTCGAGGTATCTGGCACAAGTAACCAAACGTATTTGCGGAAAAGCTCCCAAGACGATTATTGACGAGCGATTGATGCAGGAAATAGAGTTGCAACTACTTACTACGGATAAGACCGTACAAGAAATCGCCTATCATTGTGGCTTCTCTTCACAAGCACATTTTACCAAGTTCTTCAAGAAGATGAAGAATATTAGTCCTACAAAATTTAGGAAATTATGA